In the Deferribacter desulfuricans SSM1 genome, AGTTTTAGACCCTTTATCAGAGCTCGTTAAAATTGATCCGAAATCAATAGGTGTTGGGATGTATCAGCACGATGTTAATGAAAAACGTTTATCTGAAAAGCTTTATGATGTTGTGGAGGATGTGGTTAATAATGTGGGTGTAAATCTTAATACTGCTAGTGTGTCTTTGCTAAAATATGTGTCTGGGATAAATGAGAAAATTGCTGAAAATATTGTTAGTTATAGGGATGTAAACGGTAAGTTTAAAGAAAGAAAAGAACTATTAAATGTTGATGGAATTGGGGAGAAAGTGTTTGAGCAATGTGCTGGATTTCTTAAGATTTATGATGGCAAAGAACCTTTAGATGCTTTATTTATTCACCCTGAAAATTATGAGAAAGTATATAACCTGCTAAATGAGTTGAATATTTCTTTAGACAATAGACATTTGATAAAGCTTGCTCTTAAAGGGAAAGATTTGGATGAGTTGAGTAAAAAATGTAGTATAGGTTTACTCACTTTACAGGATATAATTGATAATTTTGAAAAGCCGGACAGAGATATTAGAGATGATGTGGATCCTCTTATATTTAAACAATCAGCTTTAAATATTGAAAATTTGAAAGAGGGGATGAAGGTTAGAGGTAAAGTGACAAATGTAACAGATTTTGGTGCTTTTGTTGATATAGGGCTTAAAAATGATGCACTTGTACATATTTCTGAGTTAGCAGATAAGTTTGTTAAGCATCCGTTAGATGTTGTAAGTGTGGGTGATAATGTTTTGGCAACAGTAATAAAAGTGGATAAGGATAGAAACAGAGTATCGTTGTCGCTTAGAAGATAATTAGGTTGATTTTTGCTTGTTTTTTTTGTAGTGAATTGGTTTAGGGTGTTGCACGATAAAAATAATATTTTAAGATTGCTTCGCTAACGCTCGCAATGACAAAGGCAGTCATAGCGAGCAAGTGTAAACTGACGAAGCGATCTCATTATTTTGCTAATTTTTAGCAAGTTAGCTTATTGTGCATCATCTTATTAGTTGTTTAAAATTTTTTTAGGAGGCATTATGTACTTTCAGGATGTAATTTTAAAACTGCAGCAATTTTGGGCTGATCATGGATGTATAATTTATCAACCTTATGATATAGAAGTTGGTGCTGGAACTTTTAACCCTGCAACCTTTTTAAGGTGCCTTGGACCTGAGCCATGGAATGTGGCTTATGTGGAACCAAGTAGACGACCTACTGATGGTAGATATGGTGAAAATCCAAACAGATTACAACATTACTATCAGTTTCAAGTTATATTAAAACCATCTCCTGATAATATTCAAGAGTTGTATTTAGATAGTTTGAAATATTTAGGGATTGATCCTTTAGAACATGATATAAGATTTGTAGAAGATGACTGGGAGTCTCCTACTCTTGGTGCATGGGGGCTAGGTTGGGAAGTTTGGCTAGATGGTATGGAGATTACACAGTTTACATATTTTCAGCAAGCAGGGGGAATAGATTTATCACCTGTTTCTGGAGAGATTACTTATGGTTTAGAGAGAATAGCAATGTACCTGCAAAAGGTTGATTCTGTTTTCGACTTAAAATGGAACAAAGATGTTACATATGGTGATGTTTATCATAGAAATGAAGTAGAGTTTTCAAAATATAATTTTGAAGAAGCTGATACGGAAATGCTTTTTACTCTGTTTAATATGTATGAAAAAGAGTGTGTTAGATTAGTAGAAAAAGGGTTATCTTTACCAGCTTATGATTACTGCTTGAAATGTAGCCATACATTTAATCTTTTAGATGCAAGAAATGCAATATCTGTTACTGAGAGAACAGGTTATATTGCAAGAGTAAGACATCTTGCTAAGCTTTGTGCAGAAAACTATTTAAAAACAAGGGAAGAGCTTGGATTCCCGCTACTAAAAAAAGCGTAGTTTTTTAAAGAATTTGAGGATGTTGAAAGACTATTTGAGATTGCTTCGCTTCGCTCGCAATGACAAAAACAGTGGTTCATTGAGAGGTAAAATAAGTTGCCTAAGCAATTACAAAGTTGTTAAGTTAAGGTAATTTTTTACGATAATAAATATATACAATTAATAGGGAGTGTGATTATGAAAAGTACAAATTCAAAAAGAAATTTTTGGAAAGATATGAATGTGTCAACAAAAATTTTCATCTTTTTGGTTATTATTCTTGTATTAGGCTATGCAATATCTGGTTATTTTATAATTAAGTCTACTAAGAAACATGTGTCAAAAGAGATTGCTAAGGAATTAACAGCAGAGGTGGAAACATTAAAATCTTTTTTAGACTCTACTGATAAAACAACTGAAGAGATTAGAGAACAAATAGAAGAAGACGCCTTGTATGATTTAACTGAGAGAGCCCAGAATCTAAAAAGTACTCTTACGAAACTTTATTCAACTTATACATCTGTTGGGATGACACCAACTGTTATTAAGTTTCAACTGAGTACGGAAATTTTACAAACAAAGATTGGGGAGAGTGGTTATGCATATGCTCTTGATTCAAACGGGACTCTTGTAGTGCACCCTACCAAACAGGGCAAAAATTTAAAAGGTGTAAAGCATATAGACCAGATGTTAGAAGAGAAAAATGGTGTGATTGTATATGAAAGAACTACAGATGAGAATCATCCTAAAGTTTATGCAGCTTTTAGGTATCTTCCACAACTAGACTGGATTATTGTATTAACTATACCTGAAAAAGAGTTGATGAAAGTTGCTGATAGGGTGCAGAATGAGATTTTAAACGATATAAAAATGACAATTAAAAAGCTAAAAATAGGTGAAACTGGTTATTATTATGTGATGAATTCTAAAGGTGTACTTGTTGTTCACCCATCAAAGAAATTTGAGGGGAAGAATGTTTATAAATACGATTTTGCAAAAGAGATGACCAAAAAGAAAAATGGTGTTGTCAGGTATAAATGGCAGGGTAAATATAAGATTGTTGCATATACATATTATCCTAAGAGGGATTGGATAATTGCTGGTGGTAGCTATGAAGATGAGTTCCTTGGACATGCAGTTAAAGCTACTATTAAAACTTTTGTTTTAACCAGTGTTATCACTTTTATTATTTTATTAGTTGTTCTACGTTTAGTTTTTCAAATAAATGTTTTGAAGCCTGTTGAAGAGTTAGAAAAGCTTTTTGAAAAAATTGCTCGAGGTGATCTTACCCAAACACTCAAAGTGGATAGAAGAAATGAAATTGGTAGGATTATTGAGAATGTAAATAAAATGGTAATTCAGATGAATAATGCCTTGTGTGAAGTTACCCATTCAACAAAAACTGTGGCAAGCTCTGCAGAAGCGTTGTCTGCATCAAGTAACCAGATGACAGCAGGTGCAGAATCTCAGGCTGAAAGGGTCTCATCTGTTGAGGTTGCAGTGCAGGAGATGACTGCGACGATAACTGAGATAAGTAGAAATTTAGAAGAGATAAATAGTGAGATAAATACCATTAGAAATTCTGCAGAAACTGGTAGAGAAGTTATAGATGAAACTGTTGAGGGGATTGGTAATCTTTCTAACAATGTTATTAATTCTGCAGATAAGATAAAAGAGCTTGGTAAAGCATCTGAACAGATAGGAGAGATTTTGCAGGTAATCTCTGATATTGCAGATCAAACAAACTTATTGGCTTTAAATGCTGCAATTGAGGCTGCAAGAGCAGGTGAACATGGTAGAGGTTTTGCTGTTGTTGCAGATGAGGTAAGAAAACTTGCTGAGAGAACAGCCAAAGCAACTGGTGAAATTGATGAAATGATAAGATCAATACAAAGTGAAGTTCAATCTTCTGTTGTTCAAATGGATAAAGGAGCAAAACTTGCCGAAGAAGGGTCAATGCTTGTAGGTAATTTGAAAATGAGCTTAGAAGAGATTATAAATGGAGTTTTGGATGTTGCAGACAAGATAAATGCTGTTGCTTCAGCTGTTGATCAGCAGTCAGCTACAAGCCAGGAAATTTCAAGTAACATGGCTGAAATTGCAACAATTTCGCAAGAGAATGCATCCATTGCTCAAGAAAATCATAATCAGGCTGAGATGCTTAAAGAATTAGCTGTTAAACTACAGCAGATTGTTGATGCATTTAAGCTACTTGAATGTAATAAATAATAATAAAAGAGGGGTGATTTTCTCCCCTTTTTTTATTAAAATAATTGTAAAACGATATAGATAAACTAGATTTTTATAAGATTGCATCCCCCTCCGTTAACTTCTACACCTTGATATTTATACATCTATAACATAATATATTCAAAAAATTATAATTATAACATATCCCATAATGGCGGAGTCGCAATGACCCAAAAATACCGTCATTGCGAGCTTTAGCGAAGCAATTTTCTGCTTTAATGTCTTATTTGAGATTGCTTCGTCGCATTTGCTCCTCGCAATGACAGGGAAATTGGTCATTGCGAACGTTAGTGAAGCAATCTGATGTGTTTAAGCAATTATTAACGTGCAACATAAACTTACAAAAAAATCTTTGAACTAATCAATTGTTAAAATATCAATTTGGTATGAAATAAGAGAAAGGAGGCTTTTGTCATGAAAAATGATTTATTATTTATTGTTTTGTTGATTATGACAGTTTTAACTCAATATATGTTATATAAAAAAGATAAAAAGGAAGCAAAAATCAAAAGAAGAGCTAAAAATAGATTAATTCATAATTAAAGAATGAAGAGAGGCGTCACAGAACCAATGCCTCTCCCCATTAAAAATTTATTCTGTTGATTGTAAAACTTGCTCTTTAAGTTTTCTTTTTAAAACTTTGCCTGTTGCAGTCATTGGTAATTCGTCAACAATATGTATTTTCTTTGGAACTTTGAAATTAGCCAGATGAGATTTTAGATAATTTTTTATATCTTTTTCATTTAAAGATTCATTCTCTTTAGGCATTACATAAGCAACGGGCACTTCGCCACTTGCCTCATCAGGAACCCCTATGACAGCAGCCGCTTCAACTCCAGGATATTGATAGAGCAGCTCCTCTATTTCTCTTGGATAAACATTTATCCCTTTTACAATTATAAGATCTTTTTTCCTATCTACGATGTAGATAAAACCATCTTCATCAATTTTTGCCATGTCACCAGTAAAAAGCCATCCATTTCTAATTGCCTGTTCAGTAGCTTCTGGCAGATTCCAATACCCTTTCATAACATTCGGACCTTTTACTATCAACTCACCTATTTCTCCAACTGGCAATTCCTCTTCATCATCATTAACAATTTTTACTTCGACATCAGGAAGAGGTAAACCAACAGAATATGGTTTTTGCCATTCTAGTCTATTTACAGCAACTACAGGTGAGGCTTCGGATAAGCCATAGCCTTCTATGATTGGTCTTTTAAATTTTTCTTTGAATACATTTAAAATCTCTTCTGGTAATGGAGCTCCACCACTGACATGAATTCTTACTGGATATAAAAACTTTATAAACCATTTAGGTAGTTTAGCTTTTGAAAGTGCCGAATAAACCTGTGGCACACCCAAAAAGAATGTAGGCCTTTTAAATAAAAGAACATTTTTAAATTTTTTGCTTCTTAACTCCATGACGGAGCGTAAAATTATTATTGAGCAACCTAAGAACGTTGGTAATAAAACACAAGTTGTGAATGCGTAAGAATGGAACATGGGTAAGAAAAGTAAAAATCGGTCAGATTTTTTTACTTTAAACGCCTTATTACATGCATCACAGTTTGAAAGCAAATTTTTATGTGTAAGCATCGCCCCTTTTGGATGACCTGTAGTGCCGGACGTATATATCAAAACAGCTAAATCATCCATCTCAAAATCGCAAGGTGGGTCGTTATCAGGCTCATTATTTATCAGTTCGCTAAAATTAACGGAATGTGGAGATAAAAAGTTATATGTCAAAGTTGCATTTAACGATGAAACATTTTCTTTTAAATATGGGAAAAAATCTTGATAATTTTCTGAGGTAATAAGGTATTTTACCTGACAATCGTTTAGAATATATCCAATTTCTTCCTGTTTCAAAAAGTTGTTTATTGGAACTGCTACTGCTCCACATTTTGTTATTCCAAAAAATGAAAAGAGAAATTCAGGCGAATTATCAAGAAGTATTGCAACTCTATCCCCTTTTTTAAGCCCTAAATTTGTCAGAGCATGTGCAACTTTATTTGTAATTTTATTGACTTCTGCATAGGTATATTTTTTATCTTCAAAGAAAATATATTTTTTTGATTTTAATTTTTTTGCGTTTTGTATCAGCATATCACCTAAGTTTTTAAAATTCATTATAACCCCCTGTATGGACTTATACCAATCTCTTTAAAAACTTCAAAAAGTTTTGATACTGGTAACCCCACAACGTTTTCATAGCTGCCATTTATTTTTTCCACCAAAAGGCAGCCCATCCCTTGTATGCCGTAAGCTCCAGCTTTATCATATGGCTCATCATTTTCTATATACCATTTGATGAGTTCATCACTTAAATTTTTAAAAGTGACTTCGGTTTTATCATAAAATTGTTTTATAAATTTTTTGTTTTTATTGATTACTGCTACTCCAGTAATTACTTCGTGGGTTTTTCCGCTCAAAAATTTTAACATTTCAAAAGCTTTTTCATAAGTGATAGGTTTGCCCAATACTTTATTTTCACATATA is a window encoding:
- a CDS encoding fatty acid--CoA ligase codes for the protein MNFKNLGDMLIQNAKKLKSKKYIFFEDKKYTYAEVNKITNKVAHALTNLGLKKGDRVAILLDNSPEFLFSFFGITKCGAVAVPINNFLKQEEIGYILNDCQVKYLITSENYQDFFPYLKENVSSLNATLTYNFLSPHSVNFSELINNEPDNDPPCDFEMDDLAVLIYTSGTTGHPKGAMLTHKNLLSNCDACNKAFKVKKSDRFLLFLPMFHSYAFTTCVLLPTFLGCSIIILRSVMELRSKKFKNVLLFKRPTFFLGVPQVYSALSKAKLPKWFIKFLYPVRIHVSGGAPLPEEILNVFKEKFKRPIIEGYGLSEASPVVAVNRLEWQKPYSVGLPLPDVEVKIVNDDEEELPVGEIGELIVKGPNVMKGYWNLPEATEQAIRNGWLFTGDMAKIDEDGFIYIVDRKKDLIIVKGINVYPREIEELLYQYPGVEAAAVIGVPDEASGEVPVAYVMPKENESLNEKDIKNYLKSHLANFKVPKKIHIVDELPMTATGKVLKRKLKEQVLQSTE
- the glyQ gene encoding glycine--tRNA ligase subunit alpha, whose product is MYFQDVILKLQQFWADHGCIIYQPYDIEVGAGTFNPATFLRCLGPEPWNVAYVEPSRRPTDGRYGENPNRLQHYYQFQVILKPSPDNIQELYLDSLKYLGIDPLEHDIRFVEDDWESPTLGAWGLGWEVWLDGMEITQFTYFQQAGGIDLSPVSGEITYGLERIAMYLQKVDSVFDLKWNKDVTYGDVYHRNEVEFSKYNFEEADTEMLFTLFNMYEKECVRLVEKGLSLPAYDYCLKCSHTFNLLDARNAISVTERTGYIARVRHLAKLCAENYLKTREELGFPLLKKA
- a CDS encoding methyl-accepting chemotaxis protein, coding for MKSTNSKRNFWKDMNVSTKIFIFLVIILVLGYAISGYFIIKSTKKHVSKEIAKELTAEVETLKSFLDSTDKTTEEIREQIEEDALYDLTERAQNLKSTLTKLYSTYTSVGMTPTVIKFQLSTEILQTKIGESGYAYALDSNGTLVVHPTKQGKNLKGVKHIDQMLEEKNGVIVYERTTDENHPKVYAAFRYLPQLDWIIVLTIPEKELMKVADRVQNEILNDIKMTIKKLKIGETGYYYVMNSKGVLVVHPSKKFEGKNVYKYDFAKEMTKKKNGVVRYKWQGKYKIVAYTYYPKRDWIIAGGSYEDEFLGHAVKATIKTFVLTSVITFIILLVVLRLVFQINVLKPVEELEKLFEKIARGDLTQTLKVDRRNEIGRIIENVNKMVIQMNNALCEVTHSTKTVASSAEALSASSNQMTAGAESQAERVSSVEVAVQEMTATITEISRNLEEINSEINTIRNSAETGREVIDETVEGIGNLSNNVINSADKIKELGKASEQIGEILQVISDIADQTNLLALNAAIEAARAGEHGRGFAVVADEVRKLAERTAKATGEIDEMIRSIQSEVQSSVVQMDKGAKLAEEGSMLVGNLKMSLEEIINGVLDVADKINAVASAVDQQSATSQEISSNMAEIATISQENASIAQENHNQAEMLKELAVKLQQIVDAFKLLECNK
- a CDS encoding Maf family protein codes for the protein MYQKLILASGSPRRRALLSRLGINFQYVTSSISEDFNENNDYTEEVIRLATMKAYDVARIYDEAFIIGADTIVICENKVLGKPITYEKAFEMLKFLSGKTHEVITGVAVINKNKKFIKQFYDKTEVTFKNLSDELIKWYIENDEPYDKAGAYGIQGMGCLLVEKINGSYENVVGLPVSKLFEVFKEIGISPYRGL